A genomic stretch from Nocardia wallacei includes:
- a CDS encoding alpha/beta hydrolase encodes MLTAAAVAGAFTVACAPLPPSPTAAWSECEDRPGIVGDVHWECATLTVPLDYGEPQGAQIQLALIRARTAEPAKRLGSLLYNPGGPGGSGLDTVSAAVSRYRSVLERYDLVSWDPRGVGRSTPVRCPESSLPERMPRTDEEWAALAAAAAQFADTCHRETGDLLEHVGLFDSANDIERIRALLGDERLGFLGVSYGGQLGAAYVSLFPQRAGRIVLDAPGSPFRSYRSSLLDQAAGSERALQDFLAFCGTTGDCALGNTESHALERLDRFLADLDRSPLPTDRGYAVDRPGAVTALSVAVAAPETWHQLNAALAQALSGNGTQLAGFADLFTGRRPDGSSSNFSAANTAANCADYPDSYNVAEIRAFIPEFTAASPHFGELTALRLLECAHWPVHGVGRGVIEGRSAEPVLLIGNTGDPQAPYSWVSELADRLDSGVLLTYNGVGHGAYGGVDRCVDAVVDRYLLEHAVPPANTKCP; translated from the coding sequence ATGTTGACAGCCGCCGCAGTTGCCGGCGCATTCACAGTGGCGTGCGCACCATTGCCGCCATCGCCCACAGCAGCATGGTCCGAATGCGAAGATCGGCCGGGTATCGTCGGCGATGTTCACTGGGAATGCGCGACACTGACCGTTCCTCTCGACTATGGCGAGCCCCAGGGGGCACAGATACAACTTGCGCTGATTCGGGCTCGCACAGCCGAACCAGCCAAACGACTCGGGTCACTGCTGTACAACCCGGGCGGCCCGGGAGGCTCCGGATTGGACACCGTATCCGCCGCCGTCTCCCGGTACCGATCCGTACTCGAGAGATACGACCTGGTCTCCTGGGATCCACGTGGCGTCGGGCGGAGCACACCCGTCCGCTGCCCGGAGTCCTCACTGCCGGAACGCATGCCACGTACGGACGAGGAATGGGCCGCACTGGCAGCGGCCGCTGCACAGTTCGCCGATACGTGTCACCGGGAGACCGGTGACCTGCTGGAACACGTTGGGCTTTTCGACTCCGCGAACGACATCGAACGAATCCGCGCGCTGCTCGGTGACGAACGGCTCGGTTTCCTCGGTGTCTCCTACGGTGGGCAGCTGGGTGCCGCATACGTGAGCCTGTTTCCACAGCGCGCCGGGCGAATCGTCCTCGATGCTCCCGGCAGTCCGTTCCGGTCCTACCGAAGTAGCCTGCTCGATCAAGCGGCCGGCAGCGAACGAGCTCTGCAAGATTTCCTCGCGTTCTGCGGTACAACTGGTGATTGCGCTCTGGGCAATACGGAATCGCACGCGTTGGAGCGGTTGGACCGCTTCCTCGCCGACCTGGACCGCAGCCCGCTGCCGACCGACCGCGGCTACGCAGTGGACCGCCCCGGTGCCGTCACCGCGCTGAGTGTGGCTGTCGCCGCGCCCGAAACCTGGCATCAGTTGAATGCCGCTCTGGCGCAAGCACTTTCGGGTAACGGTACGCAACTCGCGGGATTCGCCGATCTGTTCACCGGTCGGCGGCCCGACGGGTCATCCTCGAATTTCTCCGCAGCGAATACGGCGGCGAATTGCGCAGACTACCCCGACAGTTACAATGTTGCGGAAATTCGCGCGTTCATTCCGGAATTCACTGCGGCCTCTCCGCACTTCGGCGAGCTAACTGCGTTGCGGCTACTAGAATGTGCGCATTGGCCCGTACACGGAGTGGGGCGTGGAGTTATCGAGGGCCGCAGTGCCGAACCGGTGCTCCTCATCGGGAATACCGGTGATCCTCAAGCACCGTACTCGTGGGTCTCCGAACTCGCTGATCGGCTCGATTCCGGTGTGTTGCTGACATACAACGGCGTGGGCCACGGAGCTTACGGGGGCGTCGATCGATGCGTCGACGCCGTCGTCGACCGCTATCTACTCGAACATGCCGTACCACCAGCGAATACAAAATGCCCGTGA
- a CDS encoding TetR/AcrR family transcriptional regulator, whose amino-acid sequence MTEAAQPLAASSASRKDVSNKREPRSGRRFELLERVTDAIVESGIEGVSVRDLAARAGVSIGTIQYYFPTKTALLLSAWNHLHGGVTHRFAGVGATGLTAAEELRYLTNLLLPPTSGDRLSHLWLALVARAGHDPEAAVLHREQWQRMESTLESALRRANPARELESRAAAAELLALLDGLAISVLIEPGRISPDRAQRISRRWLAEWLSE is encoded by the coding sequence GTGACCGAGGCAGCCCAACCGCTCGCCGCTTCCAGCGCGTCCAGGAAAGATGTGAGTAACAAACGAGAGCCCCGATCCGGCCGCCGCTTCGAGTTGCTGGAGCGCGTAACCGACGCCATTGTCGAATCCGGGATCGAAGGTGTCAGCGTCCGTGATCTCGCGGCGCGAGCAGGCGTCTCCATCGGAACAATCCAGTACTACTTCCCGACCAAGACCGCACTGCTGCTGTCGGCCTGGAATCACCTGCATGGTGGGGTAACCCATCGATTTGCCGGAGTCGGAGCCACGGGCCTCACCGCCGCCGAGGAGCTCCGCTACCTTACGAACCTCCTCCTGCCGCCGACTTCCGGGGACCGGTTGTCTCACCTCTGGCTGGCACTGGTGGCTCGGGCCGGACACGATCCGGAGGCCGCAGTGCTCCACCGGGAACAGTGGCAGCGTATGGAATCTACGCTCGAATCAGCGCTCAGGCGCGCGAACCCGGCTCGCGAGCTCGAGTCCCGCGCTGCCGCGGCGGAATTGCTCGCCTTGCTCGACGGCCTAGCGATCTCGGTCCTCATCGAGCCCGGCCGGATTTCGCCCGACCGAGCACAACGAATCTCACGGAGGTGGTTGGCCGAATGGCTCTCCGAGTAA
- a CDS encoding TetR/AcrR family transcriptional regulator — protein MPPSTSRWSSSAERILRTAAELFAVQGYSATSTRDIARRAGVRQPAIYKHFATKDDILAALVHLGLEQPLATAERLRAVDAPAVVKLRRWLLDSLWHMHGAPYVLASILITPELQQDRFDVERELLGRLERAVVELVDAGRREGDIRSVDAVSAARMVLALFDALALPQTTVDPAEIAEFALLGLLAEPERQPQIARCAAELAVPLLGEPFGQPPP, from the coding sequence ATGCCGCCGAGTACCTCGAGGTGGAGCTCCTCGGCTGAACGCATTTTGCGCACGGCCGCGGAGCTTTTCGCTGTGCAGGGGTACTCGGCCACCTCAACTCGTGACATCGCCAGGCGGGCCGGTGTCCGGCAACCGGCGATCTACAAGCACTTCGCAACCAAGGACGATATTCTGGCTGCTCTGGTCCACCTGGGCCTGGAGCAACCGTTGGCAACAGCGGAGCGGTTGCGAGCGGTGGACGCGCCCGCTGTCGTCAAGCTGCGTCGCTGGTTGTTGGATTCCCTGTGGCACATGCACGGCGCACCGTATGTGCTCGCCTCGATTCTCATAACCCCTGAATTGCAGCAAGACCGTTTCGATGTCGAACGCGAGTTGCTTGGGCGCCTCGAACGGGCGGTCGTGGAGCTGGTGGATGCCGGTCGTCGCGAAGGCGACATTCGATCGGTCGATGCTGTATCGGCGGCTCGGATGGTGCTCGCGTTGTTCGATGCGCTGGCGTTGCCGCAGACTACGGTCGATCCGGCAGAGATCGCCGAATTTGCGCTTCTGGGTCTGCTCGCCGAGCCGGAACGGCAACCTCAGATCGCTCGGTGCGCAGCCGAATTGGCGGTCCCCTTACTCGGAGAGCCATTCGGCCAACCACCTCCGTGA
- a CDS encoding erythromycin esterase family protein, producing the protein MGLFSKSLNNVDPQQIDNTDLSAFSDSIGGARLVCLGESAHHLSELVKLHDRISRYLVAEHGFTVLAFESGYPEGLLVDQWICGGPGSLDEVARTGMTWSFGCSAERHAQLRWMREWNEASARRIGFLGMDVPGCLTTPLPAISACLQRIPPQPGDRELLNVADLGSGTDIPPTTGGVSPVPDVLRSGVDNLINRCQDSGDRIALQCARGARAVIEFLDHGLYPGPGRNLRNETMAENLRVLLERGERIVVSAHNVHIQRTPSFDGTAPIGQILANELGSDLVVIGTTHAGETVPGEPRTDSDHNPSQWFTTELPAPFPEDCLDAVLDRRGALHFTDIARSAPEALAIVSTMRGQHLLVDIDPRETFDAVIHVRHTRPVTGVSAENSHGNDRSLRQP; encoded by the coding sequence ATGGGTCTGTTTTCGAAGTCTCTGAACAATGTGGATCCGCAACAAATCGACAACACCGACCTGTCTGCGTTCTCGGACTCGATCGGCGGGGCGCGCCTGGTGTGTTTGGGGGAGAGCGCACATCACCTGTCCGAGCTTGTGAAGTTGCACGATCGGATCAGTCGGTACCTGGTAGCCGAGCATGGTTTCACTGTTCTCGCGTTCGAATCGGGCTACCCGGAGGGACTGCTGGTCGACCAGTGGATCTGCGGCGGCCCCGGCAGCCTCGACGAGGTCGCTCGCACTGGTATGACCTGGTCGTTCGGTTGTTCGGCCGAACGTCACGCTCAACTGCGCTGGATGCGCGAGTGGAACGAGGCTTCTGCCAGACGGATCGGGTTTCTCGGGATGGACGTTCCCGGGTGCCTGACAACTCCGCTGCCGGCGATCAGCGCCTGCTTGCAGCGGATACCGCCGCAACCTGGCGATAGGGAACTGCTGAACGTGGCCGACCTCGGTTCGGGCACTGACATACCGCCCACCACAGGTGGCGTCTCACCGGTGCCCGACGTGCTCCGCTCCGGTGTCGACAACCTGATCAATCGTTGTCAGGACAGCGGTGATCGGATTGCTCTGCAATGCGCGCGCGGAGCGCGGGCCGTTATAGAGTTTCTCGACCATGGTCTGTACCCTGGCCCGGGACGCAACCTTCGCAACGAGACGATGGCCGAGAACCTGCGCGTATTGCTCGAGCGGGGCGAGCGGATTGTGGTCAGCGCCCACAACGTCCATATCCAACGCACTCCGTCGTTCGACGGAACCGCTCCGATCGGGCAGATCCTCGCTAACGAGCTCGGCTCGGATCTTGTAGTTATCGGCACGACGCACGCCGGCGAAACAGTTCCCGGGGAACCACGGACCGATTCCGACCACAACCCCTCTCAATGGTTTACCACGGAGCTGCCCGCCCCTTTCCCGGAAGACTGCCTCGATGCCGTGCTCGATCGGCGCGGAGCGCTGCACTTCACCGACATTGCCCGTTCGGCCCCTGAGGCACTGGCAATCGTATCCACCATGCGTGGTCAACACCTTCTGGTCGATATCGACCCGCGTGAAACCTTCGACGCAGTCATCCATGTCCGACACACTCGTCCCGTCACCGGTGTCAGCGCCGAAAATTCGCATGGGAACGACCGGAGTCTCCGGCAGCCGTGA
- a CDS encoding trimeric intracellular cation channel family protein has protein sequence MLYALYLVGIAAFAASGVLAAYRANMDPFGGLALAFAAAISGGTLRDLILDRHPLYWTRDWILLTLIICVGVGTMIYLRFWQLPRRSLLVVDALGLAVVTVIGARAAIDSGVTPLAVLILSVMTGVTGEVIRDVLCGEFPPLLLREEVYAVAALLGAGCCLALHAAGVADGPSAFVSAGLVFVLRIAAIYFGVHLPRPRTAGGIRLDVFPRRRG, from the coding sequence ATGCTGTACGCGCTGTATCTGGTGGGTATCGCGGCGTTTGCCGCCAGCGGGGTATTGGCCGCGTATCGGGCCAACATGGACCCGTTCGGGGGGCTCGCGCTCGCCTTCGCCGCCGCTATCTCCGGTGGCACGCTGCGTGATCTCATTCTCGACCGGCATCCGCTGTACTGGACGCGAGACTGGATCCTGTTGACGCTCATCATCTGTGTCGGGGTGGGGACCATGATCTACCTGAGATTCTGGCAACTGCCCCGCCGGTCGCTGCTGGTGGTCGACGCGCTCGGCCTGGCGGTGGTGACCGTGATCGGAGCCCGCGCCGCCATCGACTCAGGCGTCACGCCACTCGCCGTACTGATCCTGTCGGTCATGACCGGCGTGACGGGTGAGGTGATCCGCGATGTGTTGTGCGGTGAGTTCCCGCCGTTGCTGCTGCGCGAGGAGGTCTACGCGGTGGCCGCGCTGCTCGGCGCGGGGTGCTGCCTGGCACTGCACGCGGCGGGCGTCGCCGACGGTCCGTCCGCGTTCGTGTCGGCGGGCCTGGTGTTCGTATTGCGCATCGCCGCAATCTATTTCGGAGTGCATCTGCCCCGACCACGGACCGCCGGTGGGATCCGGCTCGATGTTTTTCCGCGCCGCCGCGGTTGA
- the gnd gene encoding phosphogluconate dehydrogenase (NAD(+)-dependent, decarboxylating), protein MQLGMIGLGRMGANIVRRIVRDGHTAVGYSRHEDQIKEFTAELGESFTGTTDYKTFVALLEKPRIVWVMIPAGATGAVIDQVAELLDPGDIIIDGGNSRYHEDIRRAKELAPKGIHYLDIGTSGGVWGLERGYCLMIGGEAETVKHVEPLLRAIAPGVDAAERTPGRTGEPSPAEQGYLHCGPAGAGHFVKMVHNGIEYGAMQAYAEGMNILHKANIGKTVADEHSAEETPLEHPEHYQYDIDVAEVTEVWRRGSVVASWLLDLTAAALHADPELSTFGGRVSDSGEGRWTIHAAIDEGVPAPVLSAALYQRFSSRGEALYSDKVLSAMRKAFGGHNELPGK, encoded by the coding sequence ATGCAGCTTGGAATGATCGGGCTCGGCCGGATGGGCGCCAACATCGTGCGGCGCATCGTCCGCGACGGGCACACCGCCGTGGGCTATTCGCGCCACGAGGACCAGATCAAGGAGTTCACCGCCGAACTCGGCGAGAGCTTCACCGGCACCACCGATTACAAGACCTTCGTCGCCCTGCTCGAGAAGCCGCGCATCGTGTGGGTGATGATCCCGGCCGGCGCCACCGGCGCGGTGATCGACCAGGTCGCCGAGCTGCTCGATCCGGGCGACATCATCATCGACGGCGGCAACAGCCGCTACCACGAGGACATCAGGCGCGCGAAGGAACTGGCCCCCAAGGGCATTCACTACCTCGACATCGGCACCTCCGGCGGCGTATGGGGCCTCGAGCGCGGCTACTGCCTGATGATCGGCGGCGAGGCCGAGACGGTGAAGCACGTCGAGCCGCTGCTGCGGGCCATCGCGCCCGGCGTGGACGCCGCCGAGCGCACCCCCGGCCGCACCGGCGAGCCGTCCCCGGCCGAGCAGGGCTACCTGCACTGCGGCCCGGCCGGCGCGGGCCATTTCGTGAAGATGGTGCACAACGGCATCGAGTACGGCGCCATGCAGGCCTACGCCGAGGGCATGAACATCCTGCACAAGGCGAATATCGGCAAGACCGTCGCCGACGAGCACTCCGCCGAGGAGACCCCGCTCGAGCATCCGGAGCACTACCAGTACGACATCGACGTCGCGGAGGTCACCGAGGTGTGGCGGCGCGGGTCGGTCGTCGCGTCCTGGCTGCTGGACCTGACGGCCGCCGCCCTGCACGCCGATCCGGAGCTGAGCACGTTCGGCGGCCGGGTGTCCGACTCGGGCGAGGGCCGCTGGACCATCCACGCCGCCATCGACGAGGGTGTGCCCGCGCCGGTGCTGTCGGCGGCGCTGTACCAGCGCTTCTCCTCCCGTGGCGAGGCGCTGTACTCCGACAAGGTGCTGTCGGCCATGCGCAAGGCGTTCGGCGGGCACAACGAGCTGCCGGGTAAGTAG
- a CDS encoding lipase family protein: MRLRTLAAAVAIMCAGAAPVAAEPVPPRTPGLDQVFNGYVVGALTGATPGSPQEIFQGLLANDPFYQEPPLTGAEQPGTILKAKKVDVLFTGLKPADLDAWKLMYVTTDLDGVTPTISTGILMIPRDGKPAAERRLVSYQEANDSVGARCHPSTQWTGGDPGDGASWSALGPLALMFGKGLAVMISDVGNDADPRPHGVFAGKYAAHTQLDGARAALGFTEAGLNPEAQLALFGIAGGGVGAGFAAELQPTYAPELNVKSTVLEGMVVNQRNFMRVADGSIGSGFAFATLLGLEPKYPEMALDSKLNPVGRGIADIFRQQCQDVYFGMPFIPLNTMFTSGLNPADEPAFQHVFDDNELGRSGAPTSKVLITSCAKDDSFMSLVPAADSRRLADTYRAQGTDVTYQPTDCSMVKMLTDLYGWGTDLFGMQTIDWLDSTFD; the protein is encoded by the coding sequence ATGCGTCTGCGGACTCTCGCCGCGGCGGTCGCGATCATGTGTGCCGGCGCGGCACCCGTTGCCGCCGAACCGGTTCCGCCGCGGACGCCCGGGCTGGACCAGGTCTTCAACGGCTACGTCGTCGGCGCGCTGACCGGCGCCACCCCCGGCTCGCCGCAGGAGATCTTCCAGGGCTTGCTCGCCAACGACCCGTTCTATCAGGAACCACCGCTGACCGGTGCCGAGCAGCCGGGCACGATCCTGAAGGCGAAGAAGGTCGACGTGCTGTTCACGGGCCTGAAACCGGCCGATCTGGATGCCTGGAAGCTGATGTACGTCACCACCGACCTCGACGGCGTGACCCCGACCATCAGCACCGGAATCCTGATGATCCCGCGTGACGGCAAGCCCGCCGCGGAACGCAGGCTCGTCTCCTATCAGGAGGCCAACGACAGCGTCGGCGCCCGTTGCCATCCCAGCACGCAGTGGACCGGCGGCGACCCGGGCGACGGGGCGTCCTGGTCGGCGCTCGGCCCGCTGGCGCTGATGTTCGGCAAGGGTCTCGCGGTGATGATCTCCGATGTCGGCAACGACGCCGATCCGCGCCCGCACGGTGTGTTCGCGGGCAAGTACGCCGCGCACACCCAGCTCGACGGCGCCCGCGCCGCACTGGGTTTCACCGAGGCGGGCCTGAATCCGGAGGCGCAGCTGGCGCTGTTCGGCATCGCGGGCGGCGGGGTCGGGGCGGGCTTCGCCGCCGAACTGCAGCCGACCTACGCCCCGGAGCTGAACGTGAAATCGACTGTGCTGGAAGGCATGGTCGTGAATCAGCGCAACTTCATGCGCGTCGCCGACGGGTCGATCGGCTCGGGGTTCGCCTTCGCCACGCTGCTCGGGCTGGAGCCGAAATACCCGGAGATGGCGCTGGATTCGAAGCTGAACCCGGTCGGGCGGGGGATCGCGGACATCTTCCGACAGCAGTGTCAAGACGTCTATTTCGGGATGCCGTTCATTCCGCTGAACACCATGTTCACCTCCGGGCTGAACCCCGCCGACGAACCGGCGTTCCAGCACGTGTTCGACGACAACGAACTCGGCCGGTCCGGGGCGCCGACGTCGAAGGTGCTCATCACGTCCTGCGCCAAGGACGACTCGTTCATGTCGCTGGTCCCGGCCGCGGACTCCCGGCGGCTGGCCGACACCTACCGTGCGCAGGGCACCGACGTCACCTATCAGCCGACCGACTGCAGCATGGTCAAGATGCTCACCGACCTCTACGGCTGGGGCACCGACCTGTTCGGCATGCAGACGATCGACTGGCTGGACAGCACCTTCGACTGA